GCCGCTGGTGGCGGCCTCCCGGGCGGCGCGACGACCCACCCGGTCGGTGGGCAGCTCGCCGGAGACCTCCGGGTCTTCCCGGCGGGAGCGGGTCGGCCGGTATCCGGTGCTGTCGCCGCCACCGTCACCCAACGGGTCGGCTGTGTCGAAACGTCCCGAGTCGAAGCGGTTCGCCTCGGCGTACCGGCCCTCCTCGGCGGCGCGCTGGTCCGGAGTGCGCAGCCCGTCGTCCCGTCGGCGTACGCCGCTCGCCGTCCGCCAGTCCGAGTCGTCGTATGCGCGTTCCCCGCCGGCCGGGTACCAGCGTGACTCCTGATCTTCGGGGTAGCTCCGTCGTGCGTCCACGTCCGGCACCGTATGCGACCGACCCGCCGCGCGCCATTCGCAGGTCGGACCAGCCGACAGCACCGATCGGACGGATCTCGGACGGGTGTTCACCACCCCTGGGACCAGGGGTTTTCCCGATTCCCTTAGCACACCGGCATCGTGATCGTCCGGTCGTCCACAGGGCGTCGCGTCGTCCACAGCCGTGCCGGCGGGTGTCGCGCCGCCCCCTGCCCCGCCGGCAGCCTGACGGGCATGACGAAGCGGAACCAGGCGGTTGGCGCGTACGGCGAACGGTGCGCCGTGCAGCACCTGATCGGGGCCGGGCTGCGCCCGGTGGCCCGCAACTGGCGCTGCCGGGAGGGGGAGATCGACGTCATCGCCTGGGACGGTCCGGTACTCGCCTTCTGCGAGGTGAAGACCCGTCGGGGTGACGCCTACGGCAGCCCCGCCGAGGCGGTCGTCCCGGCCAAGGCCCGACGGTTGCGCGGGCTCGCCGCCCGCTGGCTGGCCGAGACCGGGACCACCGCCGACGAGGTGCGCTTCGACGTCCTGTCGGTCCGGTTGCCGCAGGCCGGGCCGGCCCGGGTCGAGCACGTCAAGGGAGCCTTCTGATGACCGCCGACCTGTCGCCCGGCGACCCGGCGATCCACACCCTCACGACCACCGGCA
Above is a window of Micromonospora rifamycinica DNA encoding:
- a CDS encoding YraN family protein; this translates as MTKRNQAVGAYGERCAVQHLIGAGLRPVARNWRCREGEIDVIAWDGPVLAFCEVKTRRGDAYGSPAEAVVPAKARRLRGLAARWLAETGTTADEVRFDVLSVRLPQAGPARVEHVKGAF